A stretch of the Panicum virgatum strain AP13 chromosome 9N, P.virgatum_v5, whole genome shotgun sequence genome encodes the following:
- the LOC120692122 gene encoding ARF guanine-nucleotide exchange factor GNOM-like, whose protein sequence is MGGLRAASPSGAGAGADAGAGSGPGAPRLAMACVLASEVATVLAVMRRNVRWAGVRYGGGGGGAGDDEHLDHPLVAGLKALRRRAAAWAHGRWAGVEPLLYLRPFLDVVRSDETGAPITGAALSSLHKILTLDLVEPGAPGVAEAMGAVVDAVTACRFEVTDPASEEAVLARVLQVLLACVRGRAAPALANRHVCAIVSTCFRVVQQAGTKGELLQRVSRQTMQEVIRCVFARLQDIDVTVFPDEQASGCNNRGLGADETENGKSDFVCLNSSGDEVGDGSGVVQDKAMMEPFGVPCMVEILQFLCSLLNIAEDIDVNPKMNPIDFDEDVPLFALGLINSAIELSASSIHRHKNLMAFVQDELFRNLMHFGLSMSPLILSTVCSIVFTLFYHLRHELKLQIEAFFSCVILRLAQSRYGASYQQQEVALEALVDFCQQKEFMAEMYANMDCDLQCSNIFEEIANLLSKSAFPVNSPLSALNVLALDGLVAVIRAMAERSVSAPQHHEQTVPEISEYFPFWQLKCESGNYPDQWVKFVHQQKSIKRKLMVGVEHFNRDKKKGFEYLQGVHLLPEKLDPHNVALFFRYTPGLDKNLLGDYLGNHDEFSIRVLHEFARTFDFKEMNLDAALRLFLETFRLPGESQKIQRILEAFSERYYEQSPQMFVNRDAALVLSYSVIMLNTDQHNVRVKKKMTEEDFIRNNRRINGGNDLPREFLKELYYSICRNEIRTIPEQGAGCSEMSFSRWVDLMWRSKRTSMYIACDSYPFLDHEMFSVMAGPTVAAISVVFDNVDHVEVLTGCIDGFLSVAKLASFYHHDDVLNDLVVALCKFTTLLSSSYIDDPVTAFGEDTKARMATEAVFTIATTYGDHVCSGWRNIVDCILRLHKIGLLPGRLTGDTSDDQESTSDSLPSKLASSSPPQVLPISTPRKSYGLMGRFSQLLYLDAEEPRSQPTEEQLAAQRNASETVKKCQIGTIFTESKFLQADSLSNLARALIQAAGRPQKITSALDDEGVAVFCLELLITVTLNNRDRIVLLWQDVYEHITHIVQSTVMPCNLVEKAVFGLLHICQRLLPYKANLVDDLLRSLQLILKLDARVADAYCENITLEVTRLVKANATHIKSQMGWRTIISLLCITARHPDASDAGFEALVFVMSEGAHLSPANFILSVEASRQFAESRLGSAERSNHALNLMADSVNCLTRWSREVREAGGDADRILEGIAEMWLRLVQALRKVCTDQREEVRNHALLSLHRCLVVDGILVSSSTWLIAFDIIFQLLDELLEIAQSYSPKDFRNMEVSLLHAVKLLCKVFLQSLKDLSAQVSFGKLWLEVLDMIEKFMKVKVRGRRTEKLQEAIPELLKNILMVMKASGVLSKASTGENSLWEATWLQVNKIAPSLQSEIFPDNEVDSTTGEENKLDTPAQSDQSADQ, encoded by the exons ATGGGCGGGCTCAGAGCAGCGTCGCCGTCGGGCGCGGGTGCCGGAGCCGACGCGGGAGCGGGATCGGGCCCCGGGGCGCCACGCCTGGCGATGGCGTGCGTGCTGGCGTCCGAGGTCGCCACGGTGCTCGCCGTCATGCGCCGCAACGTCCGCTGGGCGGGCGtccgctacggcggcggcggcggcggcgcgggcgacgaCGAGCACCTCGACCACCCGCTTGTCGCGGGGCTCaaggccctccgccgccgcgccgccgcgtgggcCCACGGCCGCTGGGCGGGCGTCGAGCCGCTCCTCTACCTCCGCCCCTTCCTCGACGTCGTCCGCTCCGACGAGACCGGAGCGCCTATCACGGGCGCTGCGCTCTCGTCCCTGCACAAGATCCTTACCCTCGACCTCGTCGAGCCCGGCGCGCCCGGCGTCGCCGAGGCCATGGGCGCCGTCGTCGACGCCGTCACGGCCTGCCGCTTCGAGGTCACCGACCCGGCGTCCGAGGAGGCCGTCCTGGCGCGAGTCCTGCAGGTGCTTCTCGCCTGCgtgcgcggccgcgcggcgccggcgctggccaaCCGCCACGTCTGCGCGATCGTCAGTACCTGCTTCCGCGTTGTGCAGCAGGCTGGAACCAAGGGGGAGCTTCTGCAGCGTGTCTCCCGCCAGACAATGCAGGAGGTTATCCGCTGTGTTTTTGCCCGTCTTCAGGACATTGATGTCACCGTGTTTCCCGACGAGCAG GCAAGTGGTTGCAATAACCGAGGTTTGGGAGCTGATGAGACGGAGAATGGGAAGAGTGATTTTGTGTGCTTGAACAGCTCTGGTGACGAGGTGGGGGATGGATCTGGAGTTGTGCAAGACAAAGCCATGATGGAGCCATTTGGAGTTCCTTGTATGGTGGAGATATTGCAATTCTTGTGCTCCCTCTTGAACATAGCAGAAGATATTGATGTGAACCCAAAGATGAATCCAATTGACTTTGATGAGGATGTACCACTCTTTGCTCTGGGGTTGATTAATTCAGCTATTGAGTTGTCGGCTTCGTCTATACACAGACACAAAAATCTGATGGCTTTTGTACAGGATGAATTGTTCCGCAATCTAATGCATTTTGGCTTGTCAATGAGCCCCTTGATCCTGTCGACAGTGTGCAGCATTGTTTTCACTCTCTTTTACCATCTGCGCCATGAACTTAAGTTGCAAATAGAGGCTTTCTTCTCATGTGTGATCCTAAGATTAGCACAGAGTAGATATGGTGCAAGTTATCAGCAGCAAGAAGTTGCCCTGGAGGCTCTAGTGGATTTTTGCCAGCAGAAAGAGTTTATGGCTGAGATGTATGCGAACATGGACTGTGATTTACAGTGCTCAAATATTTTTGAAGAGATAGCTAACCTTCTGTCTAAGAGTGCATTTCCTGTGAACAGTCCTTTGTCGGCCTTAAATGTGCTTGCTTTGGATGGTTTGGTTGCTGTCATTCGGGCAATGGCCGAGCGGAGTGTTAGTGCACCTCAACATCATGAGCAAACAGTGCCAGAAATAAGTGAATATTTTCCTTTCTGGCAGTTGAAGTGTGAGAGCGGTAATTATCCGGATCAGTGGGTTAAATTTGTTCACCAGCAAAAAAGCATCAAGAGAAAGCTAATGGTTGGTGTTGAACATTTCAATAGGGATAAAAAGAAGGGTTTTGAATACCTGCAAGGTGTTCATCTTTTGCCCGAAAAACTTGATCCGCACAATGTTGCTCTATTCTTCCGGTACACGCCTGGGTTGGACAAGAATCTTCTTGGGGACTACCTGGGTAATCATGATGAGTTCTCTATTAGGGTTCTTCATGAATTTGCTAGAACCTTTGACTTCAAGGAGATGAATTTGGATGCTGCCCTAAGGCTATTCTTGGAAACTTTCCGGCTGCCTGGTGAGTCGCAGAAAATACAGAGAATTCTTGAGGCCTTTTCTGAACGATACTATGAACAGTCACCCCAAATGTTTGTCAATAGAGATGCAGCTCTTGTGTTATCATATTCTGTAATCATGCTCAATACCGATCAACATAATGTGAGGGTTAAGAAGAAGATGACGGAGGAAGACTTTATTAGAAACAATCGCCGCATAAATGGAGGGAATGATCTTCCGAGGGAGTTCTTGAAAGAGCTTTATTATTCTATTTGCCGTAATGAAATCAGAACCATTCCTGAGCAAGGAGCTGGTTGTTCTGAGATGTCTTTCAGCCGTTGGGTTGATCTGATGTGGAGGTCTAAGAGAACATCAATGTATATTGCCTGTGATTCCTACCCCTTTCTTGATCATGAAATGTTCTCTGTCATGGCTGGACCGACAGTTGCTGCTATTTCTGTGGTCTTTGACAATGTTGATCATGTGGAAGTTCTTACAGGATGCATTGATGGTTTTCTGTCGGTGGCAAAACTGGCTTCATTCTATCACCATGATGATGTGCTGAATGATCTTGTTGTGGCACTGTGTAAGTTCACCACTTTGTTGAGCAGTTCCTACATTGACGATCCTGTAACAGCTTTTGGGGAGGATACCAAGGCTAGAATGGCAACAGAGGCTGTTTTCACTATAGCAACTACTTATGGTGATCACGTATGCAGTGGGTGGAGGAACATAGTAGATTGCATTTTAAGATTGCATAAGATAGGCCTTCTTCCTGGTCGCCTCACTGGTGATACATCTGATGATCAGGAATCCACTTCAGATTCGTTGCCCAGCAAGCTTGCTTCTTCATCTCCTCCTCAAGTTTTGCCAATTAGCACTCCTCGGAAAAGTTATGGGCTGATGGGGAGGTTCAGCCAACTACTGTACTTAGATGCTGAAGAACCAAGGTCCCAGCCAACTGAGGAGCAACTAGCCGCACAGAGGAATGCTTCAGAGACTGTGAAGAAGTGCCAAATAGGTACCATCTTCACTGAGAGCAAATTCTTGCAAGCTGATTCGCTCTCAAATCTGGCAAGAGCCCTCATTCAGGCTGCAGGCCGACCTCAGAAGATTACCAGCGCACTTGATGATGAAGGTGTAGCTGTTTTCTGCTTAGAGCTTCTAATTACTGTCACATTAAACAACAGAGACAGGATTGTTCTTTTGTGGCAGGATGTTTATGAGCACATAACCCATATCGTCCAGTCCACGGTGATGCCCTGCAATCTAGTAGAGAAGGCTGTTTTTGGTCTCTTGCACATCTGTCAGAGGTTGCTTCCTTATAAGGCAAACCTGGTAGATGATTTACTAAGGTCATTGCAGCTGATTTTGAAACTCGATGCCCGTGTAGCTGATGCCTACTGTGAGAACATTACCTTGGAAGTAACACGTCTTGTCAAGGCAAATGCGACCCATATTAAATCCCAGATGGGCTGGAGAACTATTATTTCCTTGCTCTGCATCACTGCGCGCCATCCTGACGCTTCTGATGCAGGGTTTGAAGCTCTGGTTTTTGTCATGTCAGAGGGAGCACATCTGTCACCTGCCAACTTCATCCTCTCTGTGGAGGCCTCAAGGCAGTTTGCAGAATCTCGGCTCGGATCTGCTGAAAGATCTAACCATGCTTTAAACCTAATGGCAGATTCTGTGAACTGCCTTACGCGGTGGTCACGAGAGGTTAGAGAAGCTGGTGGAGACGCAGACAGGATATTGGAAGGAATTGCAGAGATGTGGCTGCGGCTAGTGCAGGCTCTACGAAAGGTGTGCACGGATCAAAGGGAAGAAGTGAGGAACCATGCGTTGTTATCATTGCACAGATGCTTAGTAGTTGATGGAATATTAGTTTCATCTTCAACATGGTTGATtgcatttgatattattttccAGTTGCTTGATGAATTGTTGGAAATTGCTCAGAGTTACTCACCAAAGGATTTCAGAAACATGGAGGTGTCTCTCTTGCATGCTGTAAAACTGTTATGCAAGGTGTTTTTGCAGTCACTTAAAGACCTCTCAGCGCAGGTCAGTTTTGGTAAGCTGTGGTTGGAAGTCCTTGACATGATAGAGAAGTTCATGAAAGTCAAAGTGAGAGGGAGGAGGACTGAGAAGTTACAAGAGGCTATCCCAGAGCTACTCAAGAACATACTGATGGTGATGAAAGCGAGTGGGGTCCTGTCAAAGGCAAGCACAGGTGAAAACAGTTTGTGGGAAGCAACATGGCTGCAAGTTAACAAGATTGCCCCCTCACTACAATCAGAAATTTTTCCTGATAATGAGGTTGACAGCACAACTGGTGAAGAAAACAAATTGGATACTCCAGCGCAATCTGACCAAAGCGCTGATCAATAG
- the LOC120692123 gene encoding expansin-B6-like, whose amino-acid sequence MMADAVIVSSSKVAAAALAVALYAVLASYGAEAAKPGGGWLPAKATWYGAPNGAGPDDNGGACGFKNTNQYPYMSMTSCGNEPLFKDGKGCGACYQIRCLNSTHDACSGRAKRVIITDMNYYPVAKYHFDLSGTAFGAMAKAGLNDKLRHAGIIDIQFRRVPCNYKGLTVNFRVQVGSNPNYFAVLVQYAGKDGAVVQVDLMETDGATGRPTGAWTPMRVSWGAVWRLDTNRPLRAPFSLRIRSDSGKTLVADNVIPADWKPMTDYPSSVQFP is encoded by the exons ATGATGGCTGACGCTGTGATCGTCTCCTCCTCCAAGGTTGCTGCTGCGGCACTCGCCGTCGCGCTGTACGCCGTGCTTGCCTCGTACGGCGCCGAGGCCGCGAagcccggcggcggctggctcCCGGCCAAGGCCACCTGGTACGGCGCGCCCAACGGCGCCGGCCCCGACGACAACG GCGGCGCGTGCGGGTTCAAGAACACCAACCAGTACCCCTACATGTCCATGACGTCGTGCGGGAACGAGCCCCTGTTCAAGGACGGCAAGGGCTGCGGCGCTTGCTACCAG ATACGGTGCCTGAACAGCACCCACGACGCGTGCTCCGGCCGGGCGAAGCGCGTGATCATCACCGACATGAACTACTACCCGGTGGCCAAGTACCACTTCGACCTCAGCGGCACGGCGTTCGGCGCCATGGCCAAGGCGGGGCTCAACGACAAGCTCCGCCATGCCGGCATCATCGACATCCAGTTCCGGCGGGTGCCCTGCAACTACAAGGGCCTGACCGTCAACTTCCGCGTCCAGGTGGGGTCCAACCCCAACTACTTCGCCGTGCTGGTGCAGTACGCCGGCAAGGACGGCGCCGTGGTGCAGGTCGACCTCATGGAGACGGACGGCGCCACGGGGCGGCCGACGGGGGCGTGGACGCCGATGCGCGTGTCGTGGGGCGCCGTGTGGCGGCTGGACACCAACCGCCCCCTGCGGGCGCCCTTCTCGCTGCGCATCCGCAGCGACTCCGGCAAGACGCTGGTGGCCGACAACGTTATCCCGGCCGACTGGAAGCCCATGACCGACTACCCATCCTCCGTCCAGTTCCCCTGA